The sequence GTTCGTCGACGGTATCCACGAGGTCAAACCGCTCAGCGCCCCGGAACGCCGCGCCATCCTCAACTTCCTGGAACACGGCGTGGACCTCGAAGACGTGCTGCGGCGCAGCGTGCAGCTCCTTGCCCAACTCACCCGGCAAGTCGCCGTGGTGCAACTGCCCAACCTGCGGGTCGGGCGGGTGAAGCACTGCGAGGTGGTGCGGCTCACCGAACACCGGCTGCTGCTCGTCCTCATCACGGACACCGGGCGCGTGGACCAGCGCAACGTCGAGCTGGACGACGCGATCACCGAGGAAGACGTGCCGCGCCTGCGGGACCTCATCAACGCGACGGTGGAGGGGCACACCCTCGATGATGCCTGCGCCCGGATCGCCGCACTGGCGCGGGAAGCCACTGGCAATACTTTGCCCGCGGAGCTGCGACCCGCCATGCTTACCGTGGCGACGGTGCTGGTGGAAACGCTGCTGGAACGCCCCCGGGAACGGCTTATCCTCGCGGGAACCACCAACCTCATCGGGATGGGCGAGCTCACGCCCGTCCTGGAGGCCCTGGAGGAGCAGGTCGTTGTGCTCAAACTTCTTTCCGGGGTGCAGGACACCCAGGTGCAGGTGAGCATCGGCGACGAGAACGAACCAGAGGAGCTGCGCAAGGCGGCCGTGATCTCCACCGGGTACGGCTCCCACGATGCCGTCCTCGGCGGCCTGGGTGTGCTGGGGCCCACCCACCTGGACTACCCGGGCACGATGAGCTCCGTCACCGCCGTAGCCCACTACGTCTCCCGCATCCTCTCCGGTCGCTAGCCGGGGTTGAACCACGCACCAGCGGGCCCGACGACTACGCACAACCGACACCGCCAACCACGCACCAGCGGGCCCTTCAACTACGCACCACCGGGGCTAAGGGGGAGGGGCCCAGACCCCACGCGCTAAGATGGCCCTCTGAACTGCGGGAGCACCGCAATCGCTATCCGCCAGCTCGTGGCCTCCCCCCAGCGACCAGACCAGTGACTCGAGAATGAAGTAAGGGGACAAATCCCACCGTGGCACGCGACTACTACGGCATCCTGGGCGTGGACCGGGATGCCTCAGACGCCGAGATCAAAAAGGCCTACCGCAAACTCGCCCGGAAGTATCACCCGGACGTGAACCCCTCCGAGGAGGCCGCCGAGAAGTTCCGGGAGGCATCCCTTGCCCAGGAGGTCCTGACCGACCCCCAGAAGCGCCAGATCGTCGACGCGGGCGGGGACCCAGAGGAGCAGGGCTTCGGCCAGCCCGGCGGCGGATTTGGCGGCTTCGGCGGCAGCGGCGGCCTGGGGGATATCTTCAACGCGTTCTTCGGGGGCGCCGCCGGCGGGGGGCAGCGGGTCCCCCGGGTGCGCCAGGGCAACGACGCGCTGCTGCGGATGTCCCTATCGCTGGAGGAGATCTTCGAGGGCATCAGCAAGGACGTGACGGTGGACACCGCCGTGGAGTGCGATGTCTGCGACGGCAGTGGTTCCGCCTCCAAGGGGCCGGCCGAGGTCTGCCCGACCTGCAGCGGATCCGGCAAGGTGATGGAGGTGCAGAGCTCCATCCTGGGCCGGGTGCAGGTGGCGCGCCCCTGCTCCCGCTGCTCCGGCACCGGGGAGGTCATCCCGGACCCCTGCGAGAACTGCGGGGGAGACGGCCGGGTGCGGGCCCGGCGGGACATCAAGGTCAATGTCCCGGCCGGCATCTCCGACGGGATGCGCCTGCGGATGCCCGGGGAGGGGGAAGTGGGCCCGGGCGGTGGCCCCCCGGGGGATCTGTACGTCGAGATCAAGACCGAGGAACACCCGGTGTTCCTCCGCGACGGCGACGATCTGCACGTGGACGTGCGCGTTCCGGCAGTAGAGGCGGCCCTGGGCACCTCCGTGGACGTGCCTGCCCTGGATGGGTCCACCGCCACCGTGGTCATCGAGCCCGGCACCCAACCGGCCGCGAGGGTAGTGCTGCGCGGCCACGGCATGCCGCATCTGCGCCGGGAGGGCAGGGGCAGCATCGTGGCCCACGTGGATGTGACCATCCCCACCGAGTTGAGCCACAAGCAGCGAGATTTGCTGGAGCAGCTGCGGGAGGCAACGCGGGAACGTGCGGAAGTGGCGGGCAAGGCCGATTCCCACTCCGGTCTATTCTCCCGGCTGCGGGGTCGGTTTGGTCGCTAGGGGACTGGGCGTGGCCGGGTTTGGTGCCACGGCTGGAAATTGCGGGGTGTGGCAACCGTGAGTGATCCGCTGTTCATCCACCCCATGCCGCGGGGTGCCCGCCCCGGGGATATCTTCGCGCTCACCGGGGCGGAGGCCAAGCACGCCCAGGTCAAGCGCCTGAAAGAGGGGGAGGGGGTGATGGTCAGCGACGGAAGCACCACCGCCGTGCGCGGGCAGTGGACCCAGGGGGGCGTTCGGATCGTGTCCGAACTACAGGTGCGAGCGCCCCGCCCCTTCGTCACCGTGGTACAAGCGCTGCCGAAGGCCGACCGCGCGGAGTTGGCGGTCGATTTGATGGTGCAGGCCGGGGCCGATCGGATCGTCCCGTGGGCTGCGGAGCGCAGCATCGCCAGTTGGCGGGGTAAGGAGGCCAAGGCCCGGGCCAAGTGGGAGAACGCGGCTCGAGCTGCGGCGAAACAGGCTCGGCGGCTGCGAATTCCCGAGGTGACGGAGCTGGCCGGTTCCGTCGCCGACATTGGGGCGCTAAGGCCGGGGGGATACGACGCCACCCCACCGAGCGCTGACTTCACTCGGACGCTGGTGGTGCTCCATGAGGCCGCCCATACGCCCCTGGCCCAGGCCCCGCTGGACGTCGACGAGGTGGTGCTCATCGTCGGCCCGGAGGGGGGCGTGGCCGATGGCGAGCTTGCTGATCTGGCCGCCCTGGGGGCCCATCCTGTGGTGCTGGGCCCCGAGGTCTTGCGTACAGCCACCGCCGCGGCGATCGCGCTGGGTGCCCTGGGAGCGCTGACCCCTCGGTGGGATCAGCAGCAGGGGCAGCGCGCCGAGGAGACCCCGCAGCCCCGCGACCTGCAGCTCCCGCGGCCCGGAGACCCAGCAAGAGGGGAACATTAGAATGAACGTTCAAACCAACATCGGCCGCCGCCTCCCCTCCACTGGGGCCCGACACAAAGAACCGCAACGATTGGAACCACCACGCCTATGCCCGTGAGTAGCTCGACGCCGCGCACCCCCTTCGGGCGCCACCGGATAGCCAGCTCCACCATTGACCTAGAGGACCACCTTGCGCTGGCGGTGACGGGTCCAGCCGACGAGAACCTGCGGGTCGTCGAAGCCGCAGTCGATGCGGACATCCTTACCCGGGGCCAGCAGCTCACCATCCGGGGTGCCGCCGCTGAGGTGGCCCGGGCCCGGCGGGTGCTGGAGGAGATGGTTAAGCTCGCGCAGCGCGGAACGCCGGTCACCCCGGAGGTCACCCGCTCTGCGATAAACATGGTGGACCGCTCCGCACCTTCCCTGGGGGACGCGCTGGGCGAGGCGATCGTGAGCTACCGGGGTAAATCGGTTCGCGCCAAGACCTTGGGGCAACAGGAGTACGTGGATGCCATCGACGAGCAGACGGTGGTGTTCGGCATTGGCCCGGCCGGTACCGGAAAAACCTACTTGGCGGTCGCCAAGGCGGTCCAGGCCCTTCAGCGCCGCGAGGTCACCCGCATCATTCTCACCCGCCCCGCCGTGGAAGCGGGGGAGAAGCTCGGTTTCCTACCAGGCACGCTCACGGAAAAGATTGACCCCTACCTGCGCCCGCTGCACGACGCGCTGCGGGACATGGTGGACCCGGAGACCATCCCCCGGCTCATGGAGACACAGGTTATCGAGGTCGCCCCGTTGGCCTTCATGCGCGGGCGCACGCTCAACGACAGCTTCATAATCCTCGACGAAGCCCAGAACACCACCCCTGCCCAGATGAAAATGTTCCTCACCCGGCTGGGCTTCGGGTCCAAGATGGTCATTACGGGGGACATGTCCCAGGTGGACCTCCCTGGAAGGCAGCAGTCCGGCCTGGAGGTGGCCCGTCGAATCCTGCGCGGGGTCGATGGCGTCCACATCGCTGAGTTCGATAGTGAGGACGTGGTCCGTCATCACCTGGTGGGCCGCATTGTGGACGCCTACGAGGCATATGAGGCGGAGGAAGAGTTACGACGCCAGGACGCGGGGATCGGGCCCAACGGCATGCAGAAGGGAACAAACCAGTGAGTATTGAGGTCTTCAACGAGTCTGGCCGGGCTGAGATCAACGAGGAGGAGTTGATCGACGCTGCCCAATTCGCGCTGTGGACGCTGGACGTCCACTCTGCCGCGGAACTATCCATCCACATCATCGACGAGGAAACGATGGCGGACCTGCATAAGCGGTGGATGGACTTGCCTGGGCCCACGGATGTGATGAGTTTCCCCATAGATGAACTCACGCCGGGGTGGGGCAGGAAGGACGGCCCGCCGCCGTCGCCCGCGATGTTGGGGGACATCATGTTGTGCCCGGACTTTGCCCAGGGGCAGGCGGATCGGGCGGGCCATTCCCTCGGCCACGAGCTGGACCTGTTGACCGTCCACGGCGTGTTGCACCTGCTGGGTTTCGACCACGGTACGCCGGACGAGGAGCAGCGGATGTTCGCGCTGCAGAATGAGATCCTGGCCAATTGGTACGACTCCCAGGCCGAGCGGGGGGTCAGTTTCGGCCCCAAGCCCACCGGCCCCGGTGCCTTCCCCACCGCGGCGCAGCGGGATGATTCCGGCAGCAGCGCGCAGCAGCCCAGTGAGAAGAGCGAACGCAACGGTGAGAAGAACGATGACAGCAATGCGGCTGAGTAGGAAACGCGAGCGAAAGGGAAGAGTGAGCAATGGATAACACCCACACAACCGGGGAGTTCCGCTCGGGTTTCGTCAGCCTCGTGGGGCGCCCCAATACCGGTAAATCCACCCTGATCAACGCGCTGGTCGGGGAGAAGATTGCGATCACGGCCAACCAGCCGGAGACCACGCGGCGTCCCATCCGCGGTATCCGGCACGAGGAGGACGCGCAGATCATCCTGGTGGACACCCCCGGACTGCACCGCCCCCGCACCCTGTTGGGGGAGCGGCTTAACGAATCCGTGAAGGAAACCTACTCGGACGTGGACCTCATCTGTCTGTGCATCCCCGCCGACGAAAAGGTCGGGCCCGGGGACCGCTGGATTGTTGATGCGCTGGCCCGGTTCGCGCCGACAACGCCGGTCGTGGGCATCGTGACCAAGGTGGATAAGGCCACGAAGGACGAGACGGGCGAGCGTCTGCTGGAGCTCTACGGACTGCTGGAGGAAAAAGGCGAAGTGGTCCCGGTGTCCGCGATGGAACAAACCCAGCTAGATGTGCTCGTGGACGTCATCAAGCGCCACCTGCCGGAGGGGCCGAAGTTCTACCCGGACGACCACGTCACGGATGACGATCGGGATACCCGGATGGCGGAGCTGATCCGCGAGGCCGCCCTCGACGGTTTGCATGACGAGCTACCGCACTCTGTGGCGGTGGCAATCGACGAGGTCTACGACAACCCCACCCGTGAGGGCGTGTTGAACATTCACGCAATCATCTACGTGGAGCGGGAAGGGCAGAAGGCGATCCTGCGGGGTAAAGATGGCCGGAGGCTATCCCGGATTACCCACCGGTCGCGGCTGGAGATCATTGAGCTGTTGGGGACGAACGTCTACCTGGATCTGCGGTTGAAGGTGGCCAAGAATTGGCAGACCGACCCCAAGCAGCTCGGCCGGATGGGTTTCTGAAATCGGAGCTAAACCCCAGGGGGTGGTTTCTTCACCGGCGGAACTACCTTATGTTCGATAAAGTGAATCGGCGCCGATGCGAGACGGGCGCCTGGCTCTGATTCGAGCTCCCGATCTCCGCTGCCGCCCGAGAACGTTCGACCCCCCGCACGAACCAGTATTCGAAGAAAGGTGTTTGTCCACCGATGACCACTCCCCAGGATCCCAACGGCCGCCATGACGGTTCCGCCTCCGACCGCCCTTCGGACAATCATTCTTCGGAGGGTTTCGGCTCCCACGCCGCTGGTGACTTCGGTAGCACCGGCTCCACTGGTGGTGCCCATTCCGCCGACAACCAGGAGACCCGCAAGCTGAATCTGGGCTCTGGTGACAGCGCCTCGGAGCAGTCCACCTCTGGCCCCTCCGGGACCTCCTACCCGGCCAGTCAGTCCGGTCAGGGCGCGCCAGGCGGGTCCTCTTCTTCGGACGCCACCTACGGGGCGCCCTCTCAGTACGGGTCTGACGCCCAGGGTTCCTTCGGCCAGCAGGGCTACGGGCAGGAAGGTTATGGCCAAGGCGGCTACGGTCAGCAGGGCTCTAGCCAGCAGGGCTACGGCCAGCAAAGCTTTGGTCAGGGCAATTACAGCCAGAACACCTATGGCCAGCAAGGCTTCGGCCAACAGGGCTTCGGCCAACAGGGCTACGGCCAGCAGGGCTTTGGCCAAGGGAGCTATGACCAAAGCGGCTATGGCCAGCAGGGTTACGGGCAGCAGCAGTATGGGCAGTCGCAGTACGGTTCGGCCGCATCCCCCAACCCGTACACCGCCGGATCGGATTCGGCCCAGGGGGCCGAGGACCGCTCCGCCGAGTCCTCCAGCTCCACAGCCGCAGATTCGTCTGGTTTCAACGGTTACAACGCAAACCAGTCCCAGCCCGACTCCTCCGGCAGCTTCCCCGCAGCGAACGGATACGGGGACCAGAGCGCAGCCGCCTACGCCGGCTACGGCCAGCAGCAGCCGATGGGCATGCCCGCCGGCTACCCCCAGCAGGGCGGACAGGACAACCGCGCCGGGGTAGAGAAGGACTCCTTCTTCAAGGCCCTGTTCGACTTCAGCTTCACCCGCTACGCCACCCCCAGTGTGGTGAAGGTGCTGTACATCCTGCTCATGATTCTGGTCATGCTCGGGCTCCTCATCTTCCTGGTGTTCCTGCTCTACGCCGCTACCCAGGATTCTTCGGGCATCATCGCGTTGGTCGTCGGCCTGCCCATCGCGGTCCTGTTGGCACTGTTCTTTGTGGCCATGCACCGGGTCTACCTGGAAGTCGCCGTTGCCCTGGTGCGCACGGCCCAGTCGGTTCAGAGCATCGACAAGCGCCAGGCAGAAGCCGAGCTCAACCAGACCCCGAAGGAATAGCTCATGGCTACCAACTCCCCACATCACGTGGGCGGTCCGGAGCCTACGCCCAACTTTGCCCCCACTCAGGGAGCTAACGCCATCGGCCCCCAACCGGGATGGGTGCCGCCCGTAGGTTCCAAAGGGGATAAGTTCCTTACCGCCTTGGCAGACTTCGGCTTCACCAAATACGTCACCCCCACTGTGTTGAAGGTGCTCTACGCGCTGGGAATCGTCGTTATCGTGGCCAACCTCCTGCTCAGCACGATATTTGCCGGATTCAACCCCACTAACTCCTTCGGAGCGGATTTCGGAATAGCCTCCTCCGATTCCTTCACCAGCGGGGCATTCGGCCTCGATACTCCGGAGGGGGAGTGCCTCGGCACGACCCAGCGCTACTCCACGGATGAGCCGTCCGAACTGGACCCATTCACCGACACCTACCGGCTCTGCCCCGAGGAGCACAGCGGCTTCTCCTTTTCCGATATGGGCATCCAGTTCGTGCAGTCCCTCATTGAGGGCTTCATCGATCTGCTGGTCCTGCGGATCACCCTGGAGGTGTGCGCTGCGGTGGTGAACACTGCCCGGGCTTGGCAGAACATCCAACGCCGGGCACAGCAGCGCGGCGCGGGGTCGGTGGCCTAGGAGCGCATGTCAGCTGCACCGGCGCGCCGCTCCTGGCGTCCTACCCGGCCCAACTACCGTGACCAGGCATTCGTCGTGCGTTCCCACAAGCTGGGCGAGGCGGACCTCATCCTGGTGTTGTTGACAAGGGAGCACGGCGTTGTCCGAGGTGTGGCCAAGGGCATTCGGAAAACCAAATCCCGGTTCGGTTCACGGCTGGACCGGTTTTCCCGTGTGGACGTGCAGCTCTACCCCGGGCGGAACCTGGCGAATATTACGGATGCGGCGACCGTCGCTACCTATGCCGCCGCGATCGTTGCGGATCCGGATCGCTACTTTGCGGGGGTGGCGATGCTGGAGATGTCCCAGTACTTCGGTGCAGCGGAGGGGGCTGGGCAGGCCGTGTTTACGTACCTTGACGCGGCTCTGGCCCGACTGGCTGGGCCGGAGGGGGACCTGCCGCCCGTCTGCGTTGCCGACGGTTTCGTGCTGCGATGCCTAGAGGAGACCGGGTGGATGCCGAGCCTGGTGGACTGCTCCCAGTGCGGCAAGCCGGGCCCCCACCGGGCCTTCCACCCCGCAGCCGGGGGAGCGGTGTGCGTGACCTGCCGTCCACCGGGTTCGGCCACGCCCCCGCCGCAGGCCGTCCGGTTGTTGTGGCTGCTGTGGCAGGGCCGATTGGGCACCGCTGAGACCGTGGCTCGGGAGCCTGGGATAGCTGCCGCGGCTCATCAACTGCTAGTTAGCCACGTGCGGCATCAGGTGGATGTGCCCGCAACAGCCTACGGTTCGCTGTGAGCCGCCTTATGCGGTGTACTCCGGGGTGCCGCGCCTTGTGACGAATCCAGGCCCCTGCATGATTCGATGGGAACCCTGGCACAATAGTCCGATGTGACCATCCCCGAAACCCCACCCACGCCGACCGGCCCCAGCCGTGAGGAGATCCCGGTACCCCTGCGGCCGCGCCACATAGCCATCGTCATGGACGGCAACGGCAGATGGGCCCAGGAGCGGGGGCTGCCGCGCACAGAGGGCCACCGGCGCGGGGAAAAAGTGCTGCTCTCCCTAGTGGAGGAATGCCTTGCCATGGGCGTGGAGGCGCTGAGCGCCTACGCCTTCTCTACGGAGAACTGGCGCCGGTCCACGGAGGAAGTGCGGTTCCTTATGGGCTTCAACCGGGATGTGCTTCGCCGCCAGCGCGACTACCTGGATAGCCTCGGGGTGCGCATCCGCTGGGCCGGACGGCGCCCGCGGTTGTGGCGCTCGGTGATCACGGAGCTGGAGCGGGCGGAGCAACAGACCCGTAACAACACAAAGATGACCTTGTACATGTGTGTGAACTATGGGGGCCGGGCAGAAATTGTGGATGCGGCCCGGCACCTGGCCGAAGATGTTCGCTCTGGGAAGGTGGCGGCCCGCAGCATTTCAGAGGATCTGTTCGCTAGCTATCTGGACGAGCCGGACATGCCCGACGTGGACCTTTTCCTGCGTCCTTCTGGAGAGCAAAGGACGAGCAACTTCCTGCCCTGGCAGTCCGTGTACGCGGAGATGGTGTACCAGGATGTGTTGTTCCCGGATTATCGGCCGGAGCATCTGCGCGCCGCGATGTTGGAGTTTGCGCGGCGGGATCGGCGGTTCGGCGGTTATGGGAAGAAGTGACCACGGCTGGCTTGCGGGCCCGCAGGAAAGCGCAGGGGAGTAGGCAGCTATGAGCGAGCAGATGCACCGGTCGGAGCCGACGCGGCGGCAGATCAACCGCTGGCGCCAGTACCTGGCCAACGAACGCGCCGAGGGTGCCTTGTACCGGGAGATCGCGCGCAAGCGCACCGGGGAGGAACGGGAAATCCTGCTGTCCATCGCCGAGGCGGAGTCCCGCCACGAGGCCTACTGGCGCAATCGGTTGGGGGAGCATGTTGGCCTGCCCCGGAAGGCGTCTCTGGGGACCCGGATGATGGCATGGATGGCCAAGCGGTTCGGTACCTTCTTCGTTTTGGCGCTCATGCAGTCGGCGGAGGCGCGGAACAAATATGTTGATGATGTGGACGCCAGCGACCAGATCGCAGCCGATGAGGCCATCCATGCCGAGATTGTCCGCGGGCTGGCGGCGCGGGGGCGGGCGCGGATGTCCGGGGACTTCAGGGCGGCAGTCTTCGGTGCTAACGACGGGCTCGTGAGCAACCTGGCGCTGGTGTTGGGCATGGTGGGGTCCGGGGCCTCCGCGCATGTTGTTTTGGTCACGGGTTTGGCCGGGTTGCTGGCCGGCGCACTGTCGATGGCGGCTGGGGAGTATGTCTCCGTGACCTCCCAGCAAGAGCTGTTGGCCGCAAACCGGCCGGACCCCGAGGCGGCGGGGGCGTTGCCGAAGCTCGACGTTCAGGCCAACGAGCTGGAGCTAGTGTACCGGGCGCGGGGGATGACGCCGGAGGATGCTCAGCTCAAAGCACAACGCGCCTTCGAGGCGATCCGGGAGCGGGAGGAGGCTGCCGAGGGTGCAATCGATGTTGAACCTCGGGAGGAGGACCACGGAGGTTCTGGGCTGTCCGCGGCGCTCTCCAGTTTCCTCTGTTTTGGTGTGGGTGCTTTGATTCCGGTGCTGCCCTACATCTTCGGGGCCTCCGGGGCAGTGGCGGCCTGGATCGCTGGCGTGTTGGTCTCCCTGGCTCTGCTGTTCACGGGGGCCACGGTCGGGCTGCTGTCCGGGGTGGCGCCGGGCAAGAGGGCGCTGCGTCAGCTCCTCATCGGCATCGGTGCGGCCGGGGTGACCTTCGGGCTGGGGTCCATCTTCAACGTC comes from Corynebacterium heidelbergense and encodes:
- the era gene encoding GTPase Era, which gives rise to MDNTHTTGEFRSGFVSLVGRPNTGKSTLINALVGEKIAITANQPETTRRPIRGIRHEEDAQIILVDTPGLHRPRTLLGERLNESVKETYSDVDLICLCIPADEKVGPGDRWIVDALARFAPTTPVVGIVTKVDKATKDETGERLLELYGLLEEKGEVVPVSAMEQTQLDVLVDVIKRHLPEGPKFYPDDHVTDDDRDTRMAELIREAALDGLHDELPHSVAVAIDEVYDNPTREGVLNIHAIIYVEREGQKAILRGKDGRRLSRITHRSRLEIIELLGTNVYLDLRLKVAKNWQTDPKQLGRMGF
- a CDS encoding DUF4282 domain-containing protein, giving the protein MTTPQDPNGRHDGSASDRPSDNHSSEGFGSHAAGDFGSTGSTGGAHSADNQETRKLNLGSGDSASEQSTSGPSGTSYPASQSGQGAPGGSSSSDATYGAPSQYGSDAQGSFGQQGYGQEGYGQGGYGQQGSSQQGYGQQSFGQGNYSQNTYGQQGFGQQGFGQQGYGQQGFGQGSYDQSGYGQQGYGQQQYGQSQYGSAASPNPYTAGSDSAQGAEDRSAESSSSTAADSSGFNGYNANQSQPDSSGSFPAANGYGDQSAAAYAGYGQQQPMGMPAGYPQQGGQDNRAGVEKDSFFKALFDFSFTRYATPSVVKVLYILLMILVMLGLLIFLVFLLYAATQDSSGIIALVVGLPIAVLLALFFVAMHRVYLEVAVALVRTAQSVQSIDKRQAEAELNQTPKE
- the recO gene encoding DNA repair protein RecO; amino-acid sequence: MSAAPARRSWRPTRPNYRDQAFVVRSHKLGEADLILVLLTREHGVVRGVAKGIRKTKSRFGSRLDRFSRVDVQLYPGRNLANITDAATVATYAAAIVADPDRYFAGVAMLEMSQYFGAAEGAGQAVFTYLDAALARLAGPEGDLPPVCVADGFVLRCLEETGWMPSLVDCSQCGKPGPHRAFHPAAGGAVCVTCRPPGSATPPPQAVRLLWLLWQGRLGTAETVAREPGIAAAAHQLLVSHVRHQVDVPATAYGSL
- the ybeY gene encoding rRNA maturation RNase YbeY, with protein sequence MSIEVFNESGRAEINEEELIDAAQFALWTLDVHSAAELSIHIIDEETMADLHKRWMDLPGPTDVMSFPIDELTPGWGRKDGPPPSPAMLGDIMLCPDFAQGQADRAGHSLGHELDLLTVHGVLHLLGFDHGTPDEEQRMFALQNEILANWYDSQAERGVSFGPKPTGPGAFPTAAQRDDSGSSAQQPSEKSERNGEKNDDSNAAE
- the hrcA gene encoding heat-inducible transcriptional repressor HrcA, translating into MSSATDQRRREVLRAIVADYIALHEPVGSKMLVDRHKLGVSSATIRNDMAVLEAEGYITQQHTSSGRIPTAKGYRQFVDGIHEVKPLSAPERRAILNFLEHGVDLEDVLRRSVQLLAQLTRQVAVVQLPNLRVGRVKHCEVVRLTEHRLLLVLITDTGRVDQRNVELDDAITEEDVPRLRDLINATVEGHTLDDACARIAALAREATGNTLPAELRPAMLTVATVLVETLLERPRERLILAGTTNLIGMGELTPVLEALEEQVVVLKLLSGVQDTQVQVSIGDENEPEELRKAAVISTGYGSHDAVLGGLGVLGPTHLDYPGTMSSVTAVAHYVSRILSGR
- a CDS encoding VIT1/CCC1 transporter family protein — protein: MHRSEPTRRQINRWRQYLANERAEGALYREIARKRTGEEREILLSIAEAESRHEAYWRNRLGEHVGLPRKASLGTRMMAWMAKRFGTFFVLALMQSAEARNKYVDDVDASDQIAADEAIHAEIVRGLAARGRARMSGDFRAAVFGANDGLVSNLALVLGMVGSGASAHVVLVTGLAGLLAGALSMAAGEYVSVTSQQELLAANRPDPEAAGALPKLDVQANELELVYRARGMTPEDAQLKAQRAFEAIREREEAAEGAIDVEPREEDHGGSGLSAALSSFLCFGVGALIPVLPYIFGASGAVAAWIAGVLVSLALLFTGATVGLLSGVAPGKRALRQLLIGIGAAGVTFGLGSIFNVSV
- a CDS encoding DUF4282 domain-containing protein — translated: MATNSPHHVGGPEPTPNFAPTQGANAIGPQPGWVPPVGSKGDKFLTALADFGFTKYVTPTVLKVLYALGIVVIVANLLLSTIFAGFNPTNSFGADFGIASSDSFTSGAFGLDTPEGECLGTTQRYSTDEPSELDPFTDTYRLCPEEHSGFSFSDMGIQFVQSLIEGFIDLLVLRITLEVCAAVVNTARAWQNIQRRAQQRGAGSVA
- a CDS encoding 16S rRNA (uracil(1498)-N(3))-methyltransferase, whose protein sequence is MSDPLFIHPMPRGARPGDIFALTGAEAKHAQVKRLKEGEGVMVSDGSTTAVRGQWTQGGVRIVSELQVRAPRPFVTVVQALPKADRAELAVDLMVQAGADRIVPWAAERSIASWRGKEAKARAKWENAARAAAKQARRLRIPEVTELAGSVADIGALRPGGYDATPPSADFTRTLVVLHEAAHTPLAQAPLDVDEVVLIVGPEGGVADGELADLAALGAHPVVLGPEVLRTATAAAIALGALGALTPRWDQQQGQRAEETPQPRDLQLPRPGDPARGEH
- a CDS encoding isoprenyl transferase; this translates as MPETPPTPTGPSREEIPVPLRPRHIAIVMDGNGRWAQERGLPRTEGHRRGEKVLLSLVEECLAMGVEALSAYAFSTENWRRSTEEVRFLMGFNRDVLRRQRDYLDSLGVRIRWAGRRPRLWRSVITELERAEQQTRNNTKMTLYMCVNYGGRAEIVDAARHLAEDVRSGKVAARSISEDLFASYLDEPDMPDVDLFLRPSGEQRTSNFLPWQSVYAEMVYQDVLFPDYRPEHLRAAMLEFARRDRRFGGYGKK
- the dnaJ gene encoding molecular chaperone DnaJ translates to MARDYYGILGVDRDASDAEIKKAYRKLARKYHPDVNPSEEAAEKFREASLAQEVLTDPQKRQIVDAGGDPEEQGFGQPGGGFGGFGGSGGLGDIFNAFFGGAAGGGQRVPRVRQGNDALLRMSLSLEEIFEGISKDVTVDTAVECDVCDGSGSASKGPAEVCPTCSGSGKVMEVQSSILGRVQVARPCSRCSGTGEVIPDPCENCGGDGRVRARRDIKVNVPAGISDGMRLRMPGEGEVGPGGGPPGDLYVEIKTEEHPVFLRDGDDLHVDVRVPAVEAALGTSVDVPALDGSTATVVIEPGTQPAARVVLRGHGMPHLRREGRGSIVAHVDVTIPTELSHKQRDLLEQLREATRERAEVAGKADSHSGLFSRLRGRFGR
- a CDS encoding PhoH family protein; this translates as MSSSTPRTPFGRHRIASSTIDLEDHLALAVTGPADENLRVVEAAVDADILTRGQQLTIRGAAAEVARARRVLEEMVKLAQRGTPVTPEVTRSAINMVDRSAPSLGDALGEAIVSYRGKSVRAKTLGQQEYVDAIDEQTVVFGIGPAGTGKTYLAVAKAVQALQRREVTRIILTRPAVEAGEKLGFLPGTLTEKIDPYLRPLHDALRDMVDPETIPRLMETQVIEVAPLAFMRGRTLNDSFIILDEAQNTTPAQMKMFLTRLGFGSKMVITGDMSQVDLPGRQQSGLEVARRILRGVDGVHIAEFDSEDVVRHHLVGRIVDAYEAYEAEEELRRQDAGIGPNGMQKGTNQ